A genomic stretch from Balaenoptera musculus isolate JJ_BM4_2016_0621 chromosome 9, mBalMus1.pri.v3, whole genome shotgun sequence includes:
- the EPHB6 gene encoding ephrin type-B receptor 6 isoform X5, with the protein MKRKNVNSSFQKQRGSQLGCRPRSYEAAAPPGSRVAGMVCGLWVLALVSSVLALEEVLLDTTGETSEIGWLTYPPGGWDEVSVLDDQRRLTRTFEACHVAGALPGPGQDNWLQTHFVERRGAQRAHIRLHFSVRACSSLGVAGGTCRETFTLYYRQAEEPDSSDSTSSWHLKRWTKVDTIAADESFPASSAWAVGPRGAGQRAGLQLNVKERSFGPLTQRGFYVAFQDTGACLALVAVKLFSYACPSVLRAFATFPETQASGAGGASLVAAVGTCVEHAEPEEDGGAGQAGGSPPRLHCNGEGKWMVAVGSCRCQPGHEPARGDKACQACPRGSYKASSGNAPCSPCPARSLAPDPAAPVCACLEGFYRASSDPPEAPCTAPPSAPQELWFEVQGSALMLHWRLPQELGGRGDLLFNVVCKECGAGGKGPCRRCRDEVHFDPRQRGLTESRVLVGGLRAHVPYILEVQAVNGVSELSPDPPQAAAVNVSTSHAVPSAVPAVHQVSRASSSITVSWPQPDQANGDILDYQLRYYDQAEDESHSFTLTSETNTATVTQLSPGHIYGFQVRARTAAGHGPYGGKVYFQTLPQGELSAQLPERLSLVVGSILGALAFLLLAAITVLALVFQRKRRGTGYMEQLQQYSSPGLGVKYYVDPSTYEDLCQAIREFAREVDPTYMKIEEVIGAGSFGEVRRGRLQPRGRREQTVAIQALWSGGAESLQTAFLGQAAVLGQFQHPNILRLEGVVTKSRPLMVVTELMELGPLDSFLRQREGQFSSLQLVAMQRGVAAAMHHLSSFAFVHRALAAHSVLVNSHLVCKVARLGHSPQGPSCMLRWAAPEVIAHGKHTTSSDVWSFGIVMWEVMSYGERPYWDMRDQEVLNAIEQEFRLPPPPGCPPGLHLLMLDTWQKDRTQRPHFDQLVAAFDKMIRKPDTLQGAEHCGGSPRDRPSQALLNPAALDFPSLHSPQAWLSAIGLECYQDSFSQSGLHTFSDVAQLSLE; encoded by the exons atgaagagaaagaacgTGAATAGCTCCTTCCAGAAGCAAAGGG GAAGCCAGCTTGGCTGCAGACCCCGGTCTTACGAAGCAGCAGCCCCACCTGGGAGCAGGGTGGCGGGCATGGTGTGTGGCCTGTGGGTCCTGGCGCTGGTGTCCTCAGTCCTGGCTCTGGAAG AGGTATTGCTGGACACCACTGGAGAGACATCTGAGATTGGCTGGCTCACCTACCCACCAGGTGGG TGGGACGAAGTGAGTGTTCTGGATGACCAGCGACGCCTGACTCGGACCTTCGAGGCATGCCACGTGGCCGGGGCCCTTCCCGGCCCCGGGCAGGACAATTGGCTGCAGACACACTTTGTGGAGCGGCGAGGGGCCCAGAGGGCGCACATCCGGCTGCACTTCTCCGTGCGGGCCTGCTCCAGCCTTGGCGTGGCGGGGGGCACCTGCCGGGAGACCTTCACGCTTTACTACCGCCAGGCCGAGGAGCCCGACAGCTCCGACAGCACCTCCTCCTGGCACCTCAAACGCTGGACCAAGGTGGACACGATCGCGGCGGATGAGAGTTTCCCCGCCTCCTCAGCGTGGGCGGTGGGCCCGCGCGGGGCGGGGCAGCGGGCGGGACTGCAGCTGAACGTCAAGGAGCGGAGCTTCGGGCCCTTGACCCAGCGCGGCTTCTACGTGGCCTTCCAGGACACCGGGGCCTGCCTGGCCCTCGTGGCGGTCAAGCTCTTCTCCTACGCCTGCCCCTCCGTGCTCCGCGCCTTCGCCACCTTTCCTGAGACGCAGGCCAGTGGGGCCgggggggcctccctggtggcggcCGTGGGCACCTGTGTGGAGCACGCAGAGCCCGAGGAGGATGGAGGAGCGGGCCAGGCAGGAGGCAGCCCTCCCAGGCTGCACTGTAACGGGGAGGGCAAGTGGATGGTAGCCGTTGGGAGCTGCCGCTGCCAGCCCGGGCACGAGCCAGCTCGCGGAGACAAGGCCTGCCAAG cCTGCCCCAGGGGGTCCTACAAGGCCTCGTCTGGGAATGCCCCCTGCTCACCGTGCCCTGCCCGCAGCCTCGCCCCTGACCCTGCGGCCCCCGTGTGCGCCTGCCTGGAGGGCTTCTACCGGGCCAGCTCCGACCCCCCAGAGGCCCCCTGCACTG CACCCCCGTCGGCCCCTCAGGAGCTGTGGTTTGAGGTGCAGGGCTCTGCGCTCATGCTGCACTGGCGCCtgccccaggagctggggggacgCGGGGACCTGCTCTTCAACGTCGTGTGCAAGGAGTGTGGAGCGGGAGGCAAGGGCCCTTGTCGCCGCTGCAGGGATGAGGTGCATTTCGACCCCCGCCAGAGGGGCCTGACTGAGAGCCGCGTGCTCGTTGGGGGGCTCCGGGCACACGTGCCCTACATCTTGGAGGTGCAGGCCGTCAACGGGGTGTCGGAGCTCAGCCCCGACCCTCCCCAGGCTGCAGCCGTCAATGTCAGCACCAGCCACGCAG TTCCCTCCGCAGTGCCTGCTGTGCACCAGGTGAGCCGGGCCTCCAGCAGCATCACCGTGTCCTGGCCACAGCCCGACCAGGCCAACGGGGACATCCTGGATTATCAGCTCCGCTACTATGACcag GCAGAAGATGAATCCCACTCCTTCACCCTGACCAGCGAGACCAACACGGCCACCGTGACCCAGCTGAGCCCCGGCCACATCTATGGCTTCCAGGTGCGGGCACGGACAGCCGCAGGCCACGGCCCGTACGGGGGCAAGGTCTACTTCCAGACGCTGCCTCAAG GTGAGCTGTCTGCCCAGCTTCCCGAGAGACTCTCCTTGGTGGTTGGGTCCATCCTGGGGGCGCTGGCCTTCCTTCTGCTGGCGGCCATCACCGTGCTGGCTCTCGTCTTCCAGAG GAAGCGGCGTGGAACTGGCTACATGGAGCAGCTGCAGCAGTACAGCAGCCCAG GGCTAGGGGTGAAGTACTACGTCGACCCCTCCACCTACGAGGACCTCTGCCAGGCCATCCGAGAATTCGCCCGGGAGGTCGATCCCACATACATGAAGATCGAGGAGGTCATTGGAGCGG GCTCCTTCGGGGAGGTGCGCCGGGGCCGCCTGCAGCCCCGGGGACGGCGGGAGCAGACCGTGGCCATCCAGGCCCTGTGGAGCGGAGGCGCCGAGAGCCTGCAGACAGCCTTTCTAGGCCAGGCCGCAGTGCTGGGCCAGTTTCAGCACCCCAACATCCTGCGGCTGGAGGGCGTGGTCACCAAGAGCCGGCCCCTCATGGTGGTGACGGAGCTCATGGAGCTGGGCCCCCTGGACAGCTTCCTGAGG CAGCGGGAGGGCCAGTTCAGCAGCCTGCAGCTGGTGGCCATGCAGCGGGGCGTGGCCGCCGCCATGCACCACCTGTCCAGCTTCGCCTTCGTCCACCGCGCACTCGCTGCTCACAGCGTGCTGGTGAACAGCCACCTAGTGTGCAAAGTGGCTCGTCTTGGCCACAGTCCTCAG GGCCCAAGTTGTATGCTTCGCTGGGCAGCCCCAGAGGTCATTGCACACGGGAAACATACAACATCCAGTGACGTCTGGAGCTTTGGGATAGTGATGTGGGAAGTGATGAGTTACGGAGAACGGCCCTACTGGGACATGCGTGACCAGGAG GTACTAAATGCAATAGAGCAGGAGTTCCGGCTGCCCCCGCCTCCAGGCTGTCCGCCTGGATTACACCTGCTTATGCTGGACACTTGGCAGAAGGATCGTACCCAGCGACCTCACTTTGACCAGCTGGTGGCTGCGTTTGACAAGATGATCCGCAAGCCAGACACTCTGCAGGGAGCAGAGCACTGCGGCGGGAGCCCCAGGGACAG ACCCTCCCAGGCCCTTCTGAACCCCGCGGCCCTGGACTTTCCCTCTCTGCACTCCCCTCAGGCCTGGCTCTCGGCCATCGGCCTGGAGTGCTACCAGGACAGCTTCTCCCAGTCCGGCCTCCACACCTTCAGTGACGTGGCTCAGCTCAGCCTGGAGTAA
- the EPHB6 gene encoding ephrin type-B receptor 6 isoform X4 has translation MKRKNVNSSFQKQRGSQLGCRPRSYEAAAPPGSRVAGMVCGLWVLALVSSVLALEEVLLDTTGETSEIGWLTYPPGGWDEVSVLDDQRRLTRTFEACHVAGALPGPGQDNWLQTHFVERRGAQRAHIRLHFSVRACSSLGVAGGTCRETFTLYYRQAEEPDSSDSTSSWHLKRWTKVDTIAADESFPASSAWAVGPRGAGQRAGLQLNVKERSFGPLTQRGFYVAFQDTGACLALVAVKLFSYACPSVLRAFATFPETQASGAGGASLVAAVGTCVEHAEPEEDGGAGQAGGSPPRLHCNGEGKWMVAVGSCRCQPGHEPARGDKACQACPRGSYKASSGNAPCSPCPARSLAPDPAAPVCACLEGFYRASSDPPEAPCTAPPSAPQELWFEVQGSALMLHWRLPQELGGRGDLLFNVVCKECGAGGKGPCRRCRDEVHFDPRQRGLTESRVLVGGLRAHVPYILEVQAVNGVSELSPDPPQAAAVNVSTSHAVPSAVPAVHQVSRASSSITVSWPQPDQANGDILDYQLRYYDQAEDESHSFTLTSETNTATVTQLSPGHIYGFQVRARTAAGHGPYGGKVYFQTLPQGELSAQLPERLSLVVGSILGALAFLLLAAITVLALVFQRKRRGTGYMEQLQQYSSPGLGVKYYVDPSTYEDLCQAIREFAREVDPTYMKIEEVIGAGSFGEVRRGRLQPRGRREQTVAIQALWSGGAESLQTAFLGQAAVLGQFQHPNILRLEGVVTKSRPLMVVTELMELGPLDSFLRQREGQFSSLQLVAMQRGVAAAMHHLSSFAFVHRALAAHSVLVNSHLVCKVARLGHSPQGPSCMLRWAAPEVIAHGKHTTSSDVWSFGIVMWEVMSYGERPYWDMRDQEVLNAIEQEFRLPPPPGCPPGLHLLMLDTWQKDRTQRPHFDQLVAAFDKMIRKPDTLQGAEHCGGSPRDRPGSRPSAWSATRTASPSPASTPSVTWLSSAWKTCQPWASPWPATRRSCCTTSSS, from the exons atgaagagaaagaacgTGAATAGCTCCTTCCAGAAGCAAAGGG GAAGCCAGCTTGGCTGCAGACCCCGGTCTTACGAAGCAGCAGCCCCACCTGGGAGCAGGGTGGCGGGCATGGTGTGTGGCCTGTGGGTCCTGGCGCTGGTGTCCTCAGTCCTGGCTCTGGAAG AGGTATTGCTGGACACCACTGGAGAGACATCTGAGATTGGCTGGCTCACCTACCCACCAGGTGGG TGGGACGAAGTGAGTGTTCTGGATGACCAGCGACGCCTGACTCGGACCTTCGAGGCATGCCACGTGGCCGGGGCCCTTCCCGGCCCCGGGCAGGACAATTGGCTGCAGACACACTTTGTGGAGCGGCGAGGGGCCCAGAGGGCGCACATCCGGCTGCACTTCTCCGTGCGGGCCTGCTCCAGCCTTGGCGTGGCGGGGGGCACCTGCCGGGAGACCTTCACGCTTTACTACCGCCAGGCCGAGGAGCCCGACAGCTCCGACAGCACCTCCTCCTGGCACCTCAAACGCTGGACCAAGGTGGACACGATCGCGGCGGATGAGAGTTTCCCCGCCTCCTCAGCGTGGGCGGTGGGCCCGCGCGGGGCGGGGCAGCGGGCGGGACTGCAGCTGAACGTCAAGGAGCGGAGCTTCGGGCCCTTGACCCAGCGCGGCTTCTACGTGGCCTTCCAGGACACCGGGGCCTGCCTGGCCCTCGTGGCGGTCAAGCTCTTCTCCTACGCCTGCCCCTCCGTGCTCCGCGCCTTCGCCACCTTTCCTGAGACGCAGGCCAGTGGGGCCgggggggcctccctggtggcggcCGTGGGCACCTGTGTGGAGCACGCAGAGCCCGAGGAGGATGGAGGAGCGGGCCAGGCAGGAGGCAGCCCTCCCAGGCTGCACTGTAACGGGGAGGGCAAGTGGATGGTAGCCGTTGGGAGCTGCCGCTGCCAGCCCGGGCACGAGCCAGCTCGCGGAGACAAGGCCTGCCAAG cCTGCCCCAGGGGGTCCTACAAGGCCTCGTCTGGGAATGCCCCCTGCTCACCGTGCCCTGCCCGCAGCCTCGCCCCTGACCCTGCGGCCCCCGTGTGCGCCTGCCTGGAGGGCTTCTACCGGGCCAGCTCCGACCCCCCAGAGGCCCCCTGCACTG CACCCCCGTCGGCCCCTCAGGAGCTGTGGTTTGAGGTGCAGGGCTCTGCGCTCATGCTGCACTGGCGCCtgccccaggagctggggggacgCGGGGACCTGCTCTTCAACGTCGTGTGCAAGGAGTGTGGAGCGGGAGGCAAGGGCCCTTGTCGCCGCTGCAGGGATGAGGTGCATTTCGACCCCCGCCAGAGGGGCCTGACTGAGAGCCGCGTGCTCGTTGGGGGGCTCCGGGCACACGTGCCCTACATCTTGGAGGTGCAGGCCGTCAACGGGGTGTCGGAGCTCAGCCCCGACCCTCCCCAGGCTGCAGCCGTCAATGTCAGCACCAGCCACGCAG TTCCCTCCGCAGTGCCTGCTGTGCACCAGGTGAGCCGGGCCTCCAGCAGCATCACCGTGTCCTGGCCACAGCCCGACCAGGCCAACGGGGACATCCTGGATTATCAGCTCCGCTACTATGACcag GCAGAAGATGAATCCCACTCCTTCACCCTGACCAGCGAGACCAACACGGCCACCGTGACCCAGCTGAGCCCCGGCCACATCTATGGCTTCCAGGTGCGGGCACGGACAGCCGCAGGCCACGGCCCGTACGGGGGCAAGGTCTACTTCCAGACGCTGCCTCAAG GTGAGCTGTCTGCCCAGCTTCCCGAGAGACTCTCCTTGGTGGTTGGGTCCATCCTGGGGGCGCTGGCCTTCCTTCTGCTGGCGGCCATCACCGTGCTGGCTCTCGTCTTCCAGAG GAAGCGGCGTGGAACTGGCTACATGGAGCAGCTGCAGCAGTACAGCAGCCCAG GGCTAGGGGTGAAGTACTACGTCGACCCCTCCACCTACGAGGACCTCTGCCAGGCCATCCGAGAATTCGCCCGGGAGGTCGATCCCACATACATGAAGATCGAGGAGGTCATTGGAGCGG GCTCCTTCGGGGAGGTGCGCCGGGGCCGCCTGCAGCCCCGGGGACGGCGGGAGCAGACCGTGGCCATCCAGGCCCTGTGGAGCGGAGGCGCCGAGAGCCTGCAGACAGCCTTTCTAGGCCAGGCCGCAGTGCTGGGCCAGTTTCAGCACCCCAACATCCTGCGGCTGGAGGGCGTGGTCACCAAGAGCCGGCCCCTCATGGTGGTGACGGAGCTCATGGAGCTGGGCCCCCTGGACAGCTTCCTGAGG CAGCGGGAGGGCCAGTTCAGCAGCCTGCAGCTGGTGGCCATGCAGCGGGGCGTGGCCGCCGCCATGCACCACCTGTCCAGCTTCGCCTTCGTCCACCGCGCACTCGCTGCTCACAGCGTGCTGGTGAACAGCCACCTAGTGTGCAAAGTGGCTCGTCTTGGCCACAGTCCTCAG GGCCCAAGTTGTATGCTTCGCTGGGCAGCCCCAGAGGTCATTGCACACGGGAAACATACAACATCCAGTGACGTCTGGAGCTTTGGGATAGTGATGTGGGAAGTGATGAGTTACGGAGAACGGCCCTACTGGGACATGCGTGACCAGGAG GTACTAAATGCAATAGAGCAGGAGTTCCGGCTGCCCCCGCCTCCAGGCTGTCCGCCTGGATTACACCTGCTTATGCTGGACACTTGGCAGAAGGATCGTACCCAGCGACCTCACTTTGACCAGCTGGTGGCTGCGTTTGACAAGATGATCCGCAAGCCAGACACTCTGCAGGGAGCAGAGCACTGCGGCGGGAGCCCCAGGGACAG GCCTGGCTCTCGGCCATCGGCCTGGAGTGCTACCAGGACAGCTTCTCCCAGTCCGGCCTCCACACCTTCAGTGACGTGGCTCAGCTCAGCCTGGA AGACCTGCCAACCCTGGGCATCACCCTGGCCGGCCACCAGAAGAAGCTGCTGCACCACATCCAGCTCCTGA